One Deltaproteobacteria bacterium CG11_big_fil_rev_8_21_14_0_20_49_13 genomic window carries:
- a CDS encoding secretion protein HlyD yields the protein MLKNGLLKKFKVKDPKFKKKAVAIALVLIAVVAYFVYPSDESIYVGTIETTEVDVAPRVHSQVAARLVDEGDNVNVGETLYTLTCEDYIVAFNKARNDFERAEKLLKTGNMSPEQYDAYKKSFEDSKLNVEWCTVKAPIDGIILTKFHEAGDWVNIGTKLMAMGDLRNDVWAYVYVNQPLLVQLSIGEDVTGVLPELHDKKIPGKIVHIKDEAEFTPKNVQTRKERTRLVYGVKVKFDNSEMLLKPGMPIEVRFIKKVD from the coding sequence ATGCTCAAGAATGGTCTTTTAAAAAAGTTCAAGGTCAAAGACCCGAAATTTAAAAAGAAGGCCGTAGCGATAGCCCTAGTCCTTATAGCGGTGGTGGCCTATTTTGTATATCCGAGCGATGAATCCATCTACGTCGGCACCATAGAGACAACGGAGGTCGATGTTGCCCCCCGCGTCCACAGTCAGGTAGCGGCAAGACTTGTAGACGAAGGCGACAACGTGAATGTTGGAGAGACGCTTTATACGCTAACGTGCGAGGATTATATAGTCGCATTCAATAAGGCGAGGAACGATTTTGAACGAGCTGAAAAGCTCCTTAAGACGGGCAATATGTCGCCAGAACAGTACGATGCCTACAAAAAGTCGTTCGAGGACAGTAAGCTCAATGTTGAATGGTGCACCGTCAAGGCGCCGATCGACGGCATAATTCTCACAAAGTTCCATGAGGCCGGTGATTGGGTCAACATCGGCACCAAGCTGATGGCGATGGGAGATCTAAGGAACGATGTCTGGGCCTATGTATATGTGAACCAGCCGCTTCTTGTTCAGCTCTCAATTGGCGAGGACGTTACAGGGGTCCTTCCCGAACTTCACGACAAGAAGATCCCGGGCAAGATAGTTCATATAAAAGATGAGGCCGAGTTCACACCAAAGAACGTCCAGACCAGAAAAGAGAGAACGCGCCTCGTTTACGGCGTGAAGGTCAAGTTCGACAACTCCGAGATGCTTTTGAAGCCCGGAATGCCGATCGAGGTCAGATTCATTAAGAAGGTTGATTAA
- a CDS encoding deoxynucleoside kinase has protein sequence MQYKYIAIDGPIGAGKTTLVKMLSKDLSAEAIFEPAEKNPFLPDFYKDRKLHAFKTQIFFLLNRYQQQLTLKKITTPIVCDYTFAKDRVFANINLNEDEQALYERIYSLLHAEIPKPDLVIYMQATPEVLLERIKKRGIGYEKSITVEYLEELTNAYNDYFFNYIDCPLLVVNASDIDYVKNKTDWENLKKAIVSHNKGIAHYHYVSKT, from the coding sequence ATGCAATATAAATATATCGCGATAGACGGTCCCATAGGCGCGGGAAAGACAACGCTAGTTAAGATGCTCTCAAAGGACCTGAGCGCAGAGGCCATCTTTGAGCCGGCCGAAAAAAACCCATTTCTCCCCGATTTTTATAAGGATAGAAAACTACACGCCTTTAAAACGCAGATATTCTTTCTTTTAAACCGCTATCAGCAGCAACTGACCTTAAAAAAGATAACAACTCCCATAGTTTGTGACTATACGTTCGCCAAGGACAGGGTCTTTGCAAATATAAATCTAAACGAAGACGAGCAGGCCCTCTATGAGAGGATATATTCGCTTCTTCATGCAGAGATCCCAAAGCCGGACCTTGTCATCTACATGCAGGCAACGCCGGAGGTCCTTCTTGAACGGATAAAGAAGCGAGGGATTGGTTATGAAAAATCCATAACGGTAGAATATCTTGAGGAGTTGACGAACGCATATAACGATTATTTCTTCAATTATATCGACTGTCCGCTCCTTGTCGTTAATGCAAGCGATATTGATTACGTAAAAAATAAGACAGATTGGGAAAATCTGAAGAAGGCCATTGTTTCACATAATAAAGGGATAGCGCACTATCACTATGTAAGTAAGACCTAG
- the panB gene encoding 3-methyl-2-oxobutanoate hydroxymethyltransferase, protein MSKEIVTKKITTSYLQGMKTRGERITMLTAYDATFAKLLEESGVESILIGDSLGMVVQGNTNTIPVTVEDIIYHTKCVSKVTRRAHIMADMPFMSYQASIDQALINAGRCLKEGGAESVKLEGGVELIETVAAMTSSGIPVCAHIGLKPQSIHQMGGYKIQGKTSYSAEKLIEEAKGFEEAGAFMLLLEGIVSEVALEITKTVSIPTIGIGSGAGCDGQVLVIYDLLGMDKEFNPKFVKKYADLNNIITSAVKSYINDVKEGEFPSEGQTFHRELQVVKQVTSK, encoded by the coding sequence ATGAGCAAAGAGATCGTCACAAAGAAGATAACCACATCGTATCTTCAGGGGATGAAGACAAGGGGCGAGCGGATCACCATGCTCACCGCGTACGACGCGACCTTTGCCAAACTTTTGGAAGAGTCGGGAGTTGAATCGATATTGATAGGAGATTCGCTTGGAATGGTAGTTCAGGGGAACACCAACACCATCCCCGTTACCGTTGAAGATATCATCTATCACACAAAGTGTGTCTCAAAAGTAACAAGGCGCGCGCATATTATGGCCGATATGCCGTTTATGAGCTATCAGGCATCTATCGATCAGGCGCTTATCAACGCAGGGAGATGTCTTAAAGAGGGTGGGGCCGAATCTGTCAAACTCGAAGGCGGCGTTGAGCTTATTGAGACCGTTGCCGCGATGACATCGTCGGGAATACCTGTTTGTGCTCACATAGGCCTAAAGCCACAGTCGATACACCAGATGGGCGGATACAAAATTCAGGGCAAGACATCCTATTCGGCAGAAAAACTTATCGAAGAGGCCAAAGGTTTTGAAGAGGCCGGGGCGTTCATGCTCCTTCTTGAAGGGATAGTTTCGGAGGTCGCCCTTGAAATTACCAAGACCGTTTCTATCCCAACGATAGGGATAGGTTCGGGTGCCGGATGCGACGGCCAGGTCCTCGTTATCTACGACCTTTTGGGGATGGACAAGGAGTTTAACCCAAAGTTCGTTAAGAAGTACGCCGACCTCAACAACATCATAACCTCCGCCGTTAAAAGTTATATCAATGATGTCAAAGAAGGTGAATTTCCTTCCGAAGGGCAGACGTTCCACCGAGAGTTGCAGGTAGTGAAGCAAGTCACATCCAAATAA
- the ygbF gene encoding tol-pal system protein YbgF, with the protein MRPFEPYSGQGGRMKRVILVFMLCLFWALSASADAVKDKLDRLESQVKAFHADSVSRNEKVASALATIEQLRSEYQSIQGTIEANGHIIKQQEADISRLQRDTSDQFAAINDRLEIYGQQISKAVGKVMPSALTETANYQKALDMVRNSEFLTAVSAFRSFLKSNPKSDLADNAQYWIGECYFAMKDYPKAIKEFQVMIDKHGRADKAPAAILKQGYAFAELGMPEEAKTFLNKVIKDYPSSSEATMAKDKLDRLNQKEAQALSGTPALGSTPTTTMRPYDSHDGIPLAPGLKSRMQKTDLPEKTDLPTTMGRER; encoded by the coding sequence ATGCGGCCCTTCGAGCCTTACTCGGGGCAAGGAGGACGTATGAAAAGGGTTATCCTTGTTTTTATGCTCTGTCTTTTCTGGGCCTTGTCGGCATCTGCCGATGCCGTTAAGGATAAGCTGGATAGGCTTGAGTCGCAGGTAAAGGCATTCCATGCCGATTCCGTTTCTAGGAACGAAAAGGTCGCAAGCGCCCTTGCAACTATAGAACAGCTAAGGTCCGAATATCAGTCGATACAGGGGACCATCGAGGCTAACGGGCACATTATAAAGCAACAGGAGGCCGACATATCAAGGCTTCAGCGTGACACGAGCGACCAGTTCGCCGCCATTAATGACAGGTTGGAGATATATGGCCAGCAGATATCCAAGGCTGTTGGAAAGGTCATGCCCTCGGCATTGACAGAGACCGCGAACTATCAAAAGGCGCTGGACATGGTCCGGAACAGCGAATTTCTCACCGCCGTTTCCGCATTCAGAAGCTTTCTCAAGAGCAACCCCAAGAGCGACCTTGCCGACAACGCGCAGTACTGGATAGGCGAATGCTATTTTGCGATGAAGGATTATCCAAAGGCGATCAAGGAATTTCAGGTGATGATAGACAAACACGGCAGGGCCGACAAGGCGCCGGCCGCAATATTGAAACAGGGCTACGCCTTTGCCGAACTTGGTATGCCCGAGGAGGCGAAGACGTTTCTTAACAAGGTGATAAAGGATTATCCTTCCTCGAGCGAAGCGACAATGGCCAAGGATAAACTCGACAGGCTAAATCAAAAAGAGGCGCAAGCCTTATCCGGAACACCCGCGCTAGGGTCTACCCCGACCACCACAATGAGGCCGTACGACTCTCACGACGGCATTCCTCTTGCCCCGGGACTTAAGAGCCGGATGCAAAAGACGGACCTTCCTGAAAAAACTGATCTGCCAACCACAATGGGCAGGGAGAGATAG
- a CDS encoding pantoate--beta-alanine ligase, with translation MKIISSPKEMQELALELRKEGLRVSFVPTMGALHEGHLTLLREGRKFGDRLALSIFMNPKQFAPTEDLAKYPHDKEGDLEKAMSCGVDVVFFPSNKNMYPKGYQTYVDVTEVTRGLCGGSRPTHFRGVTTVVQKLFNIVQPNVAIFGEKDYQQLVAIRTMVKDLNAPIEIVGVPTVRESDGLAMSSRNAHLSKDERAASLLVSKGIFAAQSAFKKSERNSARLINIAENTIRVSSFLRIDYLKICDAETLERLALIDRPARILAAVFAGKTRLIDNCPLQS, from the coding sequence ATGAAGATCATATCTTCTCCAAAAGAGATGCAGGAACTGGCGCTTGAGTTGCGCAAGGAAGGTCTTCGCGTCTCCTTTGTTCCGACAATGGGGGCCCTTCACGAAGGGCACTTGACTCTCCTGCGGGAAGGCAGAAAATTTGGCGACAGACTGGCGCTCTCTATATTCATGAACCCGAAGCAGTTCGCGCCGACAGAGGACCTTGCAAAATATCCGCACGACAAAGAGGGAGATCTTGAAAAGGCCATGTCTTGCGGCGTTGATGTCGTCTTCTTTCCGTCGAATAAAAATATGTATCCGAAAGGATACCAGACGTATGTGGATGTGACGGAGGTCACAAGGGGGCTTTGCGGAGGATCAAGGCCCACACATTTTAGAGGCGTTACAACGGTGGTTCAAAAGTTGTTCAATATTGTTCAACCGAATGTCGCTATTTTCGGTGAAAAGGATTATCAGCAGCTGGTTGCAATAAGAACGATGGTAAAGGACCTTAATGCCCCCATTGAAATAGTCGGGGTCCCCACGGTCCGCGAGAGCGACGGTCTTGCAATGAGCTCCCGCAACGCCCACCTTTCAAAGGATGAAAGGGCAGCCTCTCTTTTAGTTTCCAAAGGCATCTTTGCCGCGCAAAGCGCCTTCAAAAAAAGCGAAAGGAATTCAGCTAGGCTAATAAATATCGCAGAAAATACGATAAGAGTCTCATCTTTTCTCAGGATAGATTACTTAAAGATATGTGATGCTGAAACACTTGAAAGATTGGCATTAATAGATAGGCCGGCGAGGATCCTCGCCGCCGTATTTGCAGGAAAGACCAGGCTTATTGATAACTGCCCTCTCCAGAGTTAA
- the pal gene encoding peptidoglycan-associated lipoprotein, translating into MRHTNKLAVVAMVVLALAVVSAGCARKTTKASGGAAGLNRVHFDFDKYNIKSEHDGTMKGNADWLQKNKSTKLTVEGHCDERGTAEYNIALGDRRAKSAKNYLQNLGVDSGRTSTISYGKERPICLQHDESCWWQNRRDEFVAK; encoded by the coding sequence ATGAGACACACAAACAAGCTGGCAGTAGTCGCGATGGTGGTCTTGGCGCTCGCGGTGGTGTCCGCAGGCTGCGCACGCAAAACCACAAAGGCGTCGGGCGGCGCGGCTGGACTCAACAGAGTTCACTTCGATTTCGACAAGTATAACATCAAGTCGGAACACGATGGGACCATGAAGGGCAACGCAGATTGGTTGCAGAAGAACAAGAGCACCAAGCTGACGGTAGAGGGCCACTGTGATGAACGTGGGACGGCTGAATATAACATCGCCCTCGGCGACAGGCGCGCAAAATCTGCAAAGAACTATCTGCAGAACCTGGGTGTTGATTCTGGCAGAACATCGACCATCAGCTATGGCAAAGAGAGGCCTATCTGCTTGCAACACGATGAGAGCTGCTGGTGGCAGAACAGGCGCGATGAGTTCGTAGCGAAGTGA
- the rsmA gene encoding ribosomal RNA small subunit methyltransferase A, with protein MHLKKSLGQHLLIAHPTVEKIARTLAPTKDDTVLEIGPGTGILTKELLKLAGHVVAVEKDSDMITSLRSLANDSSSLEIVHSDFLELDLNIIFSESRITNHGSRLFCGNLPYNISTPILFKLRDHKDLFERGVIMIQKEVAERLVAKSGGKDYGILSIMMQVSAKIEKCFHVSPRSFLPPPKVTSTVVKIHFYKDSPYKIKDRQLFENIVKSCFGKRRKMIRNSVPKEHLPALERAGIKSTQRPEELSIEKYVLLANTIIS; from the coding sequence ATGCATCTTAAAAAGTCACTTGGCCAGCATCTCCTGATAGCCCATCCGACGGTTGAGAAGATCGCCCGAACGCTTGCACCAACAAAAGATGATACGGTCCTTGAAATAGGTCCTGGCACCGGCATCCTGACAAAAGAGCTCTTAAAACTTGCGGGTCACGTTGTTGCCGTTGAAAAAGACTCGGATATGATTACTAGTCTTCGGTCACTTGCCAACGATTCGAGCAGTCTCGAGATCGTCCATTCCGACTTCTTGGAATTGGATCTAAATATTATTTTCTCCGAATCACGAATCACGAATCACGGGTCACGGCTTTTCTGCGGTAATCTTCCCTACAACATCTCCACCCCCATCCTCTTTAAGCTCCGCGATCACAAGGATCTCTTTGAGCGCGGCGTTATAATGATACAAAAGGAGGTGGCGGAGAGGCTTGTGGCCAAGTCCGGTGGTAAAGACTACGGGATACTGTCTATAATGATGCAGGTCTCAGCTAAAATAGAGAAATGCTTTCATGTCTCTCCAAGGTCATTCTTGCCCCCTCCAAAGGTTACCTCGACCGTTGTAAAGATCCACTTTTATAAGGACTCTCCATACAAGATAAAAGACAGGCAACTATTTGAAAACATTGTTAAATCATGCTTCGGCAAGCGCCGGAAGATGATAAGGAATTCCGTCCCAAAAGAGCACCTTCCGGCCCTTGAAAGGGCCGGGATAAAGTCCACACAAAGGCCAGAAGAGCTGTCTATTGAGAAGTATGTACTCCTTGCAAACACAATAATATCTTGA
- the tsaD gene encoding tRNA (adenosine(37)-N6)-threonylcarbamoyltransferase complex transferase subunit TsaD: MLILGIESSCDETAVAVLKTPRTLLSSVIASQNEIHERFGGVVPELASRRHMEMIVPLFNLALEKAGMKLEDIDGVAVTRAPGLMGALLVGISFAKAISYASDKPIIGVNHLEGHLNAAFIEHENIPYPHIGLVVSGGHTSLYLVKDFRKYKLLGATRDDAAGEAFDKVAKLLGLGYPGGPIIDSTAKEGNPKAFKFTRPKLNSGSVFEVGEFDFSFSGLKTAVMLEFKKNLHISKKDMAASFQGMVVNILTTQIIKACRKYNCKAAVISGGVAANSSLREKLKRAGEEEGIEMFLPSMKFCTDNAAMVAYVGGRYLEMGEKDGPELSATANEEIGI, from the coding sequence ATGCTCATCCTCGGTATCGAATCTTCATGCGACGAGACCGCAGTTGCGGTTCTAAAGACGCCCAGGACGCTTCTTTCAAGTGTTATCGCCTCGCAGAATGAGATACACGAAAGATTCGGCGGTGTAGTTCCGGAGCTTGCATCGCGCAGGCATATGGAGATGATAGTCCCCTTGTTCAATCTTGCACTGGAAAAGGCCGGAATGAAGCTCGAAGATATCGACGGTGTAGCAGTTACAAGGGCGCCGGGGCTCATGGGAGCGCTTCTGGTAGGGATCTCATTTGCAAAGGCCATTTCCTACGCCTCCGATAAACCTATAATAGGCGTTAATCACCTAGAAGGACACTTAAACGCCGCCTTCATTGAACACGAAAACATTCCGTATCCACATATAGGGCTTGTCGTCTCCGGCGGACACACAAGCCTTTATCTTGTGAAAGATTTTAGAAAATATAAATTACTGGGGGCGACACGTGACGATGCGGCCGGTGAGGCCTTTGACAAGGTGGCAAAACTTTTGGGGCTTGGGTATCCGGGCGGTCCGATCATTGACAGTACCGCAAAAGAGGGGAACCCCAAGGCCTTTAAATTTACAAGACCAAAGCTCAACTCCGGAAGCGTGTTTGAGGTTGGCGAGTTCGATTTCAGTTTTAGCGGTCTAAAAACGGCAGTGATGCTCGAATTCAAGAAGAACCTTCATATCTCCAAGAAGGATATGGCCGCAAGCTTTCAGGGGATGGTTGTGAATATTTTGACGACGCAAATAATAAAGGCGTGCAGAAAATATAACTGCAAGGCGGCCGTTATTTCCGGGGGCGTGGCGGCAAACAGCTCCCTTCGTGAAAAATTAAAAAGAGCTGGCGAAGAAGAGGGGATAGAGATGTTCCTTCCCAGCATGAAATTCTGCACCGATAATGCCGCAATGGTAGCCTATGTCGGCGGCAGATACCTGGAGATGGGGGAGAAAGATGGCCCGGAGTTGTCGGCAACCGCCAACGAAGAAATAGGAATTTAA